A genomic region of Enterococcus sp. 12C11_DIV0727 contains the following coding sequences:
- the sdaAB gene encoding L-serine ammonia-lyase, iron-sulfur-dependent subunit beta, with translation MENLRYRSVFDIIGPVMIGPSSSHTAGAARIGKIVRSIFGEQPETVDIYLYESFAKTYRGHGTDIALVGGLLDMEPDDERLADSLKIAHERDMEVLFVPLKEKAEHPNSVKLLVSKGDRKLSVTGISIGGGNIQISELNGFKLSLTMGTPTFIIVHQDVPGMIAKVTNLLSDTDINIGTMTVTRESKGEKAIMIIEIDHADIGDITMKLVQIPHIYSVNYFD, from the coding sequence ATGGAAAATTTACGTTATAGAAGTGTTTTTGACATTATCGGTCCCGTTATGATTGGACCAAGTAGTTCTCATACTGCTGGAGCTGCCCGAATTGGTAAGATTGTCCGTAGCATTTTTGGTGAACAACCAGAAACAGTAGATATTTATTTGTATGAATCATTTGCAAAAACCTATCGAGGTCACGGTACAGACATCGCCTTAGTTGGTGGTCTTCTCGATATGGAGCCTGATGATGAGCGCCTTGCTGATTCCTTAAAAATCGCCCATGAACGGGATATGGAAGTTTTATTTGTGCCTCTTAAAGAAAAGGCTGAGCATCCAAATTCAGTCAAATTGCTGGTTTCTAAGGGAGATCGAAAACTTTCTGTCACTGGAATCTCAATTGGTGGCGGAAATATTCAAATTTCGGAGCTAAACGGTTTTAAGCTTTCATTGACGATGGGAACCCCAACCTTTATTATCGTGCATCAAGATGTCCCAGGAATGATCGCCAAGGTCACTAATCTGCTCTCTGATACAGATATCAATATTGGTACTATGACTGTGACCCGTGAATCAAAAGGGGAAAAAGCCATCATGATCATCGAGATCGATCATGCGGATATTGGTGATATCACGATGAAGTTAGTACAGATCCCTCATATTTATAGTGTAAATTATTTTGATTAA
- a CDS encoding PTS sugar transporter subunit IIC → MNKLIFWLENSFSPKMNKVNNNPWIVSIKDSIMQTLPFIFLGSIFSMLAILNEYFPALPSFWVPFGWTMGKISLFVAFLIPFNLMEKKRLRKQRIVAGMSGLVLFLMIISPQIEKDGVVGFGHDALGAGGMFVAIVAGLIAGFVLVTLGKFTFFKEESVIPDFVRAWFDSMLPIGIIILFGWVVVLIMKVDLYNIVLSIFMPLSSFMESPGGFVGMMFLICFLYSMGISTWVLTPVVQPVLLKAIAENIALVQNGTASVETLNLVTSSTLYSAYLWIGGIGCTMPLVLMMMRARSKKISALGKACIVPSIFNINEPVIFGAVAWNPLLMIPMWLQGIVLPIVIYIFTKVIPFAPIPKVQFELWYCPFPFATWFTTGTITGIILMLVIFAISTVIWYPFFKAYDDQETKAENQTLKEA, encoded by the coding sequence ATGAATAAGTTGATCTTTTGGTTGGAAAATAGTTTCTCACCTAAAATGAACAAAGTAAACAATAATCCTTGGATTGTCAGTATTAAAGATTCAATCATGCAGACGTTGCCTTTTATTTTCTTAGGGTCGATTTTTTCAATGTTGGCTATTTTGAATGAATATTTTCCAGCTCTACCAAGTTTTTGGGTGCCTTTTGGCTGGACGATGGGCAAAATTTCATTGTTTGTGGCTTTCTTGATCCCTTTTAACTTAATGGAGAAAAAAAGATTGCGCAAACAAAGAATTGTAGCTGGAATGAGCGGTTTAGTGCTGTTCTTGATGATTATTTCACCACAAATCGAAAAAGATGGTGTGGTCGGTTTTGGACATGATGCACTAGGTGCTGGCGGGATGTTTGTGGCAATTGTTGCGGGCTTGATTGCTGGATTTGTTTTAGTAACTTTAGGGAAATTTACGTTCTTTAAAGAAGAATCTGTGATTCCAGATTTTGTTAGAGCTTGGTTTGATTCAATGTTACCGATCGGCATTATTATTCTTTTTGGCTGGGTCGTTGTGTTGATCATGAAAGTGGATTTATATAATATTGTTTTAAGTATTTTCATGCCGCTATCTAGTTTTATGGAATCACCTGGAGGTTTTGTGGGAATGATGTTCTTGATTTGCTTCCTTTATTCTATGGGGATTTCTACTTGGGTACTAACGCCTGTGGTACAGCCCGTTTTACTAAAAGCGATTGCAGAAAATATTGCCCTTGTTCAAAATGGTACGGCTTCTGTTGAAACCTTAAATTTGGTGACAAGCAGTACTTTATACTCAGCTTATCTATGGATTGGAGGGATTGGTTGTACGATGCCGCTGGTGCTAATGATGATGCGGGCTCGCTCTAAGAAAATCAGTGCATTAGGGAAAGCTTGTATTGTGCCATCAATTTTTAATATTAATGAACCCGTGATTTTTGGAGCAGTTGCGTGGAATCCGTTATTGATGATTCCAATGTGGCTACAGGGAATTGTTTTGCCAATAGTGATTTATATTTTTACAAAAGTCATTCCCTTTGCGCCAATTCCTAAAGTTCAATTTGAATTATGGTATTGTCCATTTCCATTTGCTACGTGGTTTACGACCGGGACAATCACTGGAATTATTTTAATGCTGGTCATTTTTGCGATATCTACGGTTATTTGGTATCCATTTTTCAAAGCATACGATGATCAAGAAACCAAAGCAGAAAATCAAACGTTGAAGGAGGCTTAA
- a CDS encoding GlsB/YeaQ/YmgE family stress response membrane protein has translation MHWLWVLIVGGVIGAIAGAITSKGKSMGWIFNIIAGLVGSSIGQSLLGSWGPQVAGMALFPSIIGAVILVAVVSFFVGKK, from the coding sequence ATGCATTGGTTATGGGTTTTAATCGTAGGTGGTGTTATCGGTGCAATTGCCGGGGCAATCACAAGTAAAGGTAAATCGATGGGCTGGATTTTCAATATTATTGCGGGTCTTGTCGGTTCATCAATCGGTCAATCACTTCTAGGAAGTTGGGGACCACAAGTTGCCGGTATGGCATTATTTCCATCAATTATCGGTGCTGTAATTTTAGTTGCAGTCGTTTCCTTTTTTGTAGGTAAAAAGTAA
- a CDS encoding PTS sugar transporter subunit IIB, with protein sequence MSDLNVLLVCGSGASSGFMAANMRKAAKVKNLDMSIVARSESEIENYIEEIDALMVGPHLEYIIDEIDEIIHGFPVKVILMKKEYYATLDGDAAVEHLLSSLKEDEQ encoded by the coding sequence ATGAGTGATTTAAACGTATTATTAGTCTGTGGGTCAGGTGCCAGTAGTGGGTTTATGGCAGCCAATATGCGCAAGGCGGCCAAAGTAAAAAATTTAGACATGAGTATTGTTGCAAGAAGTGAATCGGAGATCGAGAATTATATTGAGGAGATCGATGCTTTGATGGTTGGACCGCATCTTGAATATATCATTGATGAAATTGATGAGATTATTCACGGATTTCCAGTTAAAGTGATTTTGATGAAAAAAGAATACTATGCAACGCTAGATGGGGATGCTGCAGTTGAACACTTGCTAAGTTCGTTAAAAGAAGACGAACAGTGA
- a CDS encoding glycoside hydrolase family 1 protein produces the protein MYQVPTGFPKDFLWGGAVAANQCEGAYEYEGKGTSVADINEFRADLPLEKRSNAEISTTYIEEALHSKTGIFPKRWGINFKETYPADLKLLGEMGLKLFRTSIDWSRIFPNGDELEPNEAGLLFYDKLIDEIIANGMEPMITLSHYEMPLNLTLNYQGWYSREVVDFFVRYCKVIFDRYQGKVKYWIVINQINLIGHESFNHLGIAEDQVENLQQAKYQGVHHMIVATALATEYAHQVDENYQVGMMLCGGPEYAATCNPEDVLATLKINQMQYFFADVLLRGYYPGYAFRYFEEHGIKLEFAEEDETILKNTADYLSFSYYYTQICDAKHDEPYRNKSLPANPWGWTIDPLGLRTLLNSFYDRYQCPIYITENGIGCYDQLEEDGSVHDDYRIDYYRAHIEQMKEAIKDGVDLRGYCAWGPIDIISCSSSEMSKRYGFIYVDQDDYGKGSQKRYLKDSYVWMKQVIASNGEQL, from the coding sequence ATGTATCAGGTACCAACTGGATTTCCAAAAGATTTTTTATGGGGCGGAGCTGTTGCAGCTAATCAATGTGAAGGCGCTTATGAATATGAAGGCAAAGGCACAAGCGTTGCGGATATCAATGAATTTAGAGCGGATCTACCACTAGAAAAAAGATCGAATGCTGAGATTTCTACAACCTATATTGAAGAAGCTCTTCATAGTAAAACAGGGATTTTCCCGAAAAGATGGGGGATCAATTTTAAAGAAACGTATCCAGCAGATTTAAAGTTACTAGGAGAGATGGGGCTAAAGTTATTTAGAACATCAATCGATTGGTCACGGATTTTCCCAAATGGTGATGAACTGGAACCAAATGAAGCAGGGCTACTTTTTTATGATAAATTGATTGATGAAATTATTGCTAATGGGATGGAACCGATGATCACTCTTTCTCATTATGAAATGCCACTGAACCTTACATTGAATTATCAAGGTTGGTATTCAAGAGAAGTAGTTGATTTCTTTGTTCGCTATTGTAAAGTTATTTTTGACCGCTATCAAGGCAAAGTAAAATATTGGATTGTCATCAATCAAATCAATTTGATCGGTCATGAATCGTTCAACCATTTAGGTATCGCAGAGGATCAAGTGGAAAATCTGCAGCAAGCGAAATATCAGGGCGTTCATCATATGATAGTAGCAACAGCTTTGGCTACTGAATACGCTCATCAGGTCGATGAAAATTATCAAGTTGGAATGATGCTTTGTGGCGGGCCAGAATATGCGGCTACTTGTAATCCAGAAGATGTGCTAGCAACCTTGAAAATCAACCAAATGCAGTATTTCTTTGCCGATGTATTACTACGAGGATATTATCCAGGTTATGCGTTTCGTTATTTTGAAGAACATGGCATTAAGCTTGAATTTGCTGAAGAAGATGAAACAATTTTAAAAAATACAGCCGATTATCTATCATTTTCTTATTACTATACTCAAATTTGCGATGCTAAACACGATGAGCCTTATCGAAATAAATCACTTCCTGCAAATCCTTGGGGGTGGACGATCGATCCACTTGGGTTAAGAACGTTATTAAATTCCTTTTATGATCGTTATCAATGTCCAATCTATATCACTGAAAATGGTATTGGTTGTTATGATCAGTTAGAAGAAGATGGTAGTGTTCACGATGACTATCGCATCGATTATTACCGAGCACATATCGAGCAAATGAAAGAAGCAATCAAAGACGGTGTTGATCTTAGGGGATATTGTGCTTGGGGACCCATCGATATTATTAGCTGCTCTTCTTCGGAAATGAGTAAACGCTACGGGTTTATTTATGTAGATCAAGATGATTATGGAAAGGGAAGTCAAAAACGTTATTTAAAGGATAGTTACGTTTGGATGAAGCAAGTGATTGCAAGTAATGGGGAACAGCTTTAA
- a CDS encoding zinc ribbon domain-containing protein → MSKFCQSCGMPLEESTHGTESRGSLSEKYCHLCYENGQFIEPDITYDQMLARGKKNCRGSGSGIGQFFLSTFYPFQLKKLDRWKK, encoded by the coding sequence ATGAGTAAATTTTGTCAAAGCTGCGGTATGCCACTGGAAGAAAGTACCCATGGGACAGAATCAAGGGGGTCATTATCAGAAAAATATTGTCATTTATGTTATGAAAATGGTCAATTTATTGAACCAGATATTACCTATGATCAGATGTTAGCAAGAGGAAAAAAGAATTGCAGAGGAAGCGGTAGTGGTATTGGTCAGTTCTTTTTATCAACATTTTATCCATTTCAATTAAAAAAATTAGATCGTTGGAAAAAATAG
- a CDS encoding carboxymuconolactone decarboxylase family protein yields the protein MSKTRFLLPKENSAAYQKIAELDQIGKTGSISESLQELIKIYASQLNGCVFCIDMHSKDALAKGETLQRVIGLVAWEEAVFYTAEERAVLAFTKEITLIHQGGVSDKTYQELQQYYNEKEIGELLVLIGTINLYNRIGITTLLQPKMD from the coding sequence ATGAGCAAAACAAGATTTTTATTACCAAAAGAAAATAGTGCAGCTTATCAAAAAATTGCTGAACTAGATCAAATTGGAAAAACTGGCAGTATCAGTGAAAGCTTACAGGAACTGATTAAAATCTATGCTTCTCAATTAAACGGCTGTGTCTTTTGTATTGATATGCATTCAAAAGATGCCTTAGCAAAAGGGGAGACATTACAAAGAGTCATTGGATTAGTGGCCTGGGAAGAAGCCGTTTTTTATACAGCAGAAGAACGTGCAGTTCTAGCTTTTACGAAGGAAATCACGCTGATCCATCAAGGTGGTGTAAGTGATAAGACCTATCAAGAGCTACAACAATATTACAATGAAAAAGAAATTGGAGAATTGTTGGTATTGATTGGGACGATCAATCTGTATAATCGAATTGGCATCACTACATTATTACAACCAAAAATGGATTAA
- the rplL gene encoding 50S ribosomal protein L7/L12, with the protein MALNIENIVAELEGATILELNDLVKAIEEKFDVSAAAPVAAAGPAAAAGEEQTEFTVELTAAGDQKVKVIKAVREATGLGLKEAKAVVDGAPAPVKEGVSKDEAEALKAALEEVGASVTVK; encoded by the coding sequence ATGGCATTGAACATTGAAAACATTGTTGCAGAATTAGAAGGCGCAACTATTTTAGAATTAAACGACTTAGTAAAAGCTATTGAAGAAAAATTTGACGTATCTGCAGCAGCTCCTGTAGCAGCTGCAGGCCCTGCAGCAGCAGCTGGCGAAGAACAAACTGAATTCACTGTAGAATTAACTGCAGCTGGAGATCAAAAAGTTAAAGTTATCAAAGCAGTTCGTGAAGCAACTGGTCTTGGCTTGAAAGAAGCTAAAGCTGTAGTTGATGGCGCTCCTGCACCAGTTAAAGAAGGCGTTTCTAAAGATGAAGCAGAAGCTTTAAAAGCTGCTTTAGAAGAAGTTGGCGCTTCAGTAACAGTAAAATAA
- a CDS encoding BglG family transcription antiterminator produces the protein MSLNKKETALVKLLIQHHNWLSATYLAEALSTSTRTIRNYVSRINQSAKLEMIQSSRQGYKIDNTLRIEDFISRTEQDLNTPIERINYLMNLLIKHKNVDYFDVAEILFVSIPTIEKDTLRLRKKMSKYHLKIIKHGHFLSMEGDESNFRKLAGDMLQDEALQNFQSLDHIQTIFPEISIETIQKIVIDRLSSQHLYINGYAINSLLLHIAIAINRQLHHQRFETDLIPELFTKDQLEYLLATQIGKDLDQAFAVEMDLYEINNLTLLLMTKISPANDAFLKNYMETSVYTFISTMMETVAEKYFITHISDELVLNLAIHVSNLISRAKNGKQVRNPLSEEIKQSYAFIYEVAVFIAKQIQKHINIPISDDEITFIALHIGSYFEEKFETENKLSCVIYTPEYYDMHQRLIYKISDTFKSSLNILGTFYRLDTESLAKIKQADLTLATIELKELTHVVQISPFFSGKDTEKIQQSIQIVKQEKLLNALKESIQTYLTPERFQRNIYLKNPTEYIDYLGTQLVEHNFIDTHFIELINEREKMSATSFNNSVALPHAIEMSANKTGISIILNDQPVKWGTHYVQVIIMIVMNQNDMKKFRQLFDFMIDTFSNQKKLENLLKVEDYEEFIDELFN, from the coding sequence GTGTCCTTAAACAAGAAAGAAACGGCCCTAGTAAAGCTATTAATCCAACATCACAATTGGTTATCTGCAACTTATCTAGCAGAAGCGTTATCTACATCAACACGAACGATTCGCAATTATGTATCGCGAATCAATCAAAGTGCGAAGCTTGAAATGATCCAATCTTCTAGGCAAGGTTATAAAATCGATAATACACTTAGAATCGAAGATTTTATTTCTCGAACTGAGCAAGATCTAAATACGCCTATTGAGCGTATAAATTACTTGATGAACCTATTGATCAAGCATAAAAATGTCGATTACTTTGATGTAGCAGAAATATTATTTGTCAGCATTCCAACTATTGAAAAAGATACCCTCCGCTTACGTAAAAAAATGTCTAAATATCATTTGAAAATCATCAAACATGGGCATTTTCTAAGTATGGAAGGTGATGAATCAAACTTTAGAAAACTGGCTGGCGATATGTTACAAGATGAAGCTTTACAAAACTTTCAATCTTTGGACCATATTCAGACAATCTTTCCAGAGATTTCTATTGAGACGATCCAAAAAATCGTGATCGACCGCTTAAGTAGCCAGCACCTTTATATTAATGGTTATGCAATCAACAGTTTATTACTACACATTGCCATCGCTATCAATCGTCAGCTCCATCATCAACGCTTTGAGACAGATCTTATTCCTGAACTATTTACGAAGGATCAACTTGAATATTTACTTGCTACTCAGATTGGAAAAGATCTCGATCAAGCTTTTGCTGTCGAAATGGACCTTTATGAAATCAACAATCTAACTCTCTTATTAATGACTAAAATCTCTCCAGCTAACGACGCCTTTTTGAAAAATTACATGGAAACTTCAGTTTATACATTTATTTCAACTATGATGGAAACCGTTGCAGAAAAATATTTTATTACACATATCTCAGATGAATTAGTTTTGAACTTAGCGATCCACGTTTCCAACTTGATCTCACGAGCAAAAAACGGAAAACAAGTTCGGAATCCATTATCTGAAGAAATCAAACAATCTTATGCTTTCATTTATGAAGTAGCTGTTTTTATAGCTAAACAAATTCAAAAACATATCAATATTCCAATTTCAGATGATGAAATCACGTTTATTGCGCTTCATATTGGTTCTTATTTTGAGGAAAAATTCGAGACTGAGAATAAATTAAGTTGTGTGATTTATACACCGGAATACTATGATATGCACCAACGTTTGATTTATAAAATTAGTGATACATTCAAATCTAGTTTAAATATTTTAGGAACTTTTTATCGATTGGACACTGAAAGTTTAGCAAAAATAAAGCAAGCAGATTTAACTCTAGCAACTATTGAATTGAAGGAGCTGACGCATGTCGTCCAAATTTCACCATTTTTCTCAGGAAAAGATACTGAAAAAATCCAACAATCCATCCAAATAGTGAAACAGGAGAAATTACTGAACGCATTAAAAGAAAGCATTCAAACTTACTTAACACCTGAACGATTTCAACGAAATATTTATTTAAAAAATCCTACTGAATATATTGATTATTTGGGTACTCAATTGGTTGAACATAACTTTATAGATACTCACTTTATTGAATTAATCAATGAGCGCGAAAAAATGTCAGCCACTTCATTCAATAATTCAGTAGCTTTACCTCATGCGATTGAAATGAGTGCAAATAAAACGGGGATCTCGATTATTTTAAACGATCAACCTGTCAAATGGGGAACCCACTACGTGCAAGTCATCATCATGATCGTTATGAATCAGAATGATATGAAAAAATTTAGGCAATTATTTGATTTTATGATTGATACATTTTCAAATCAGAAAAAATTGGAAAACCTTTTAAAGGTTGAAGATTATGAAGAGTTTATTGATGAATTGTTCAATTAA
- the rplA gene encoding 50S ribosomal protein L1, producing the protein MAKKSKKMQDALKKVEATKVYPVAEAIALAKETNIAKFDATVEVAYRLNVDPKKADQQIRGAVVLPNGTGKTQSVLVFAKGEKAKEAEAAGADYVGDADMVQKIQGGWFGFDVVVATPDMMAEVGKLGRVLGPKGLMPNPKTGTVTMDVTKAVNEVKAGKVTYRVDKAGNIHVPIGKVSFDNEKLLENFNTINDVLLKAKPSAAKGQYIKNISVTTTFGPGIHVDQASF; encoded by the coding sequence ATGGCTAAAAAAAGCAAAAAAATGCAAGATGCATTAAAAAAAGTTGAAGCAACAAAAGTTTACCCTGTAGCAGAAGCAATCGCTTTGGCTAAAGAAACAAATATTGCAAAATTTGACGCAACTGTTGAAGTTGCTTACCGTTTAAATGTAGACCCTAAAAAAGCAGACCAACAAATCCGTGGTGCAGTAGTATTACCTAACGGAACTGGTAAAACACAAAGCGTTTTAGTTTTCGCTAAAGGCGAAAAAGCGAAAGAAGCGGAAGCTGCTGGCGCTGATTACGTAGGCGATGCTGACATGGTTCAAAAAATCCAAGGTGGCTGGTTTGGCTTTGACGTAGTTGTAGCAACTCCAGACATGATGGCTGAAGTTGGTAAATTAGGTCGTGTCTTAGGTCCTAAAGGTCTTATGCCTAACCCTAAAACTGGTACTGTAACAATGGACGTAACAAAAGCTGTTAACGAAGTAAAAGCTGGTAAAGTAACTTACCGTGTTGACAAAGCTGGAAACATCCACGTACCAATCGGTAAAGTTTCATTTGATAATGAAAAATTACTAGAAAACTTCAATACAATCAACGATGTATTGTTGAAAGCTAAACCATCAGCAGCAAAAGGTCAATATATTAAAAACATTTCAGTAACAACAACATTTGGACCTGGAATCCACGTTGACCAAGCTTCTTTCTAA
- a CDS encoding PTS lactose/cellobiose transporter subunit IIA, translated as MDDLLSQQAMKIILFAGDARVNCKNALIATEKNDFETAAEEMKVAKTNITAAHKVQTEAIQSEMSEEVNVHEHSLLFTHAQDTLMTIYSEINMANHLIKIAKQIDERLSLLEKK; from the coding sequence ATGGACGATTTATTGTCACAACAAGCCATGAAAATTATTTTATTTGCTGGAGATGCTAGAGTTAATTGTAAAAATGCCCTTATTGCAACTGAGAAAAACGATTTTGAAACAGCAGCTGAAGAAATGAAAGTTGCTAAAACCAATATAACAGCGGCACATAAAGTTCAGACAGAGGCAATTCAAAGTGAAATGAGTGAAGAAGTCAATGTACATGAGCATTCACTATTGTTTACACATGCTCAGGATACTTTAATGACGATTTATAGTGAAATCAACATGGCTAATCACTTGATTAAAATAGCGAAACAAATTGATGAACGCTTATCATTACTTGAAAAAAAATAA
- the sdaAA gene encoding L-serine ammonia-lyase, iron-sulfur-dependent, subunit alpha produces MFLSIKELVQQAENFSSVAELMITTEIENHGHSRERIIETMERNLAVMKQSIEEGVDGVTSVTGITGGDAVRMNDYIQAGNFLSGETILTAVRNAVAVNEVNANMGLICATPTAGSAGVVPGVLMAAIEKLQLTHEQQLDFLFTAGAFGLVIANNSSISGAEGGCQAEVGSASAMASAALVCAAGGTAGQAAQAIAITLKNMMGLICDPVAGLVEVPCVKRNALGSSQAFISADMALAGIRSVIPPDEVVAAMYQVGRQMPQIFKETAEGGLAVTPTAQRLAKEILDNQTENTTK; encoded by the coding sequence ATGTTTCTATCTATAAAAGAATTAGTGCAACAAGCGGAAAATTTTTCATCAGTTGCTGAATTGATGATCACAACTGAGATTGAAAATCATGGTCATAGCCGAGAACGAATCATTGAAACCATGGAACGAAATCTGGCTGTTATGAAGCAATCGATCGAAGAAGGTGTGGATGGCGTAACTTCGGTCACGGGTATTACTGGTGGCGATGCCGTGCGTATGAATGACTATATTCAAGCAGGAAACTTTTTAAGCGGTGAAACAATTTTAACGGCGGTCAGAAATGCCGTTGCAGTCAATGAAGTCAATGCAAACATGGGCTTGATCTGTGCAACACCCACTGCTGGAAGTGCTGGAGTCGTCCCTGGTGTGTTGATGGCAGCAATTGAAAAGCTACAGCTGACGCATGAACAGCAATTAGATTTCTTGTTTACAGCCGGCGCTTTTGGTCTGGTCATTGCAAATAATTCCTCAATCAGTGGGGCTGAAGGCGGCTGCCAAGCCGAAGTAGGTTCAGCTAGTGCTATGGCAAGTGCTGCTTTAGTTTGTGCAGCTGGTGGTACTGCTGGGCAAGCAGCTCAAGCAATTGCGATTACTTTAAAAAATATGATGGGGTTGATTTGTGATCCTGTAGCAGGACTTGTTGAAGTTCCCTGTGTAAAACGAAATGCATTAGGATCATCGCAAGCTTTTATTTCAGCAGACATGGCATTGGCTGGTATCCGTAGTGTGATACCACCAGATGAAGTTGTCGCTGCAATGTATCAAGTTGGTCGTCAAATGCCACAGATTTTTAAAGAAACAGCTGAAGGTGGCTTAGCCGTAACACCCACTGCTCAACGATTAGCAAAAGAAATCTTGGATAATCAAACTGAGAATACAACAAAATAA
- the rplK gene encoding 50S ribosomal protein L11, translating into MAKKVEKLVKLQIPAGKATPAPPVGPALGQAGINIMGFTKEFNARTADQAGLIIPVVISVYEDRSFTFITKTPPAAVLLKKAAKIEKGSGEPNKTKVANVTKDQVKEIAELKMADLNAADVEAAMRMVEGTARSMGITVG; encoded by the coding sequence GTGGCAAAAAAAGTAGAAAAATTAGTTAAATTGCAAATTCCTGCAGGTAAAGCAACACCAGCTCCACCAGTAGGTCCAGCACTAGGTCAAGCGGGTATCAACATTATGGGATTCACTAAAGAATTCAACGCTCGTACAGCTGATCAAGCTGGTTTGATCATTCCAGTTGTAATCTCTGTATATGAAGATCGTTCATTTACATTTATTACAAAAACACCACCAGCTGCAGTATTATTGAAAAAAGCTGCAAAAATCGAAAAAGGTTCTGGTGAGCCAAACAAAACAAAAGTAGCGAACGTTACTAAAGATCAAGTGAAAGAAATCGCTGAACTTAAAATGGCAGACCTAAACGCAGCAGACGTTGAAGCGGCTATGCGCATGGTTGAAGGAACTGCAAGAAGCATGGGAATCACTGTAGGATAA
- the rplJ gene encoding 50S ribosomal protein L10, producing the protein MSEAAIAKKETLVEEATAKFQAAASVVIVDYRGLTVEEVTNLRKQLRDANVEMKVIKNSILSRAAKKAGLEGMDEVFTGPTAVAFSNDDVVAPAKIIDEFASTAKALEIKGGIIEGKVSSVEEMTSLAKLPSRDGLLSMLLSVLQAPVRQVAYAVKAVAEKEEEVA; encoded by the coding sequence ATGAGTGAAGCAGCAATCGCTAAAAAAGAAACCTTAGTCGAAGAAGCAACAGCTAAGTTCCAAGCAGCAGCTTCTGTAGTCATTGTTGACTACCGTGGTTTAACTGTAGAAGAAGTGACAAACTTACGTAAACAATTGCGTGATGCAAATGTTGAAATGAAAGTTATCAAAAACTCTATTCTTTCACGTGCAGCTAAAAAAGCTGGATTAGAAGGTATGGACGAAGTATTTACAGGCCCTACAGCAGTCGCTTTCAGTAACGACGATGTAGTAGCACCTGCTAAAATCATCGACGAATTTGCAAGTACTGCCAAAGCATTGGAAATCAAAGGTGGCATTATTGAAGGTAAAGTATCTTCAGTAGAAGAAATGACATCTTTAGCAAAACTTCCAAGTCGCGATGGACTACTTTCTATGCTATTATCTGTATTACAAGCGCCAGTCAGACAAGTGGCTTACGCTGTCAAAGCAGTGGCAGAAAAAGAAGAAGAAGTTGCATAA